Within the Dolichospermum compactum NIES-806 genome, the region CGACTTTGGATTAGAGGCTTACGCCCATCGTTCTGCTCATGAACTTTCTGGAGGACAAAGACGTTTAGCCGCCTTAGCAGCAATTTTAGCCCTAGATCCAGCCATTCTCATCTTAGACGAACCCACCAACGGACTAGACCCAGCATGGCGACGACATTTAGCTCACGTATTATTAAAATTGCCCGTACAAGTGATGTTAATAGCTTCCCATGATCTCAATTGGCTAGGAAGAGTAACTCAACGGGCTTTAGTGCTATCTACGGGTAAAATCCAAATAGACAGCGACATTCAAACACTGTTGCAAGATGGCAAAACCTTAGATAAATTAGGATTGCCAGTAGATTGGTAAACTGCTCAACACAGAAATTCGTAATTGCGAATTGGTGAGCATTTGATCTACTATTTATGAGATTTTAATGCTCTTGGGACGTTAATGTTGTTTTCCCGTTATACAGTTATTGCTCCTGTTAGCCTGAGCATTGCATTGTTAATTACTAGTTGCAGCGAGACTAAAACCTCCCAATGTCAGCGATTAGTTACAGTTATCAATCAAGGTACATCACTGATTGATACAAAAAAAGGTCAGCAAGTATCAACAAGCTTGCAATTATCCAAAGACTTAAAAAATGTCACCAAATCCATTCAGGAATTAAATTTAAAAGATCCCAAATTGCAAGAATTTGAAACCAAATTTATCAAAATCTTTGATCATCTTAGTGAAGCCATAGCCAAAGCTTCTCAAGCACTTGGGGAAACTAAAAAAGCCGAGGCATCATCAGATGGTAGAGCAAAAATTGAAAAAGCCAGAAAAGAAATTGATTCCGCACTGACAACAGCCGCCAAAACTGCCGGTAAAGAATCAGATACTCTAGGCGTTCAATTAAATAAATATTGTAGCCAAGCAGAATCAATTAAAAATTAAGGAGTCAGTAGGGGCGCAGGGTCTGCGCCCAAAATGTATGAACTGCGCCCGGAAGTCGGGATACTTGTAACCGAATTAACTTAACTTTTCTTGCTGACTGATAATTGATTGCCACAATTATCACAATGTCCACAACGCCAATTAGCAGTCTGTGTTGCAAAGCCAAAGGCATTTAATAAAAACTGCCAACGACACATTTTAGTAGTGAGATATTCACTCATTTGTTTAACCGCTTCTAATTGTGTTTCTGGTGGTTTTCCTGACTGCAAAGACATAGAATAATGAAAAGGATCAAGCCATTCCAATTGTCCATTACTATGCAGAAGAGAAAGTGCTACAGCCCCATTGGGAAATTCTTTAATTACAGTATTTATTTCTCCTTTTGTTGGTAATTGTTTCGCTAATTGTTGAGCTTTTTGTTGTTGCAATTTCATTTGTGCTGCAAAAAACTTCTGTCTTTGCTTATCCTCAGCATCTAAAAATCCCGTCGGTTCACTTACCAAAGTTAAAACATCAGCAGGTTTTCCATCTCTTCCCGCCCTTCCTATTTCTTGCACATATTCAGACAATAAATGTGGCGCATGAAAATGGACAACCCAGCGGACATCAGATTTATTTATCCCCATGCCAAAAGCACAGGTACACACCACAAAAGGGATTTTTCCACTTAACCAACTAGCTTCAATATCTCGGCGTTCTCCTGGACTCAATCCCGCGTGATAACTAGCAGTTTGATAACCAATTTCTGTTAACCATTTGGCTAAATCTTCACTATCTCTTCGAGTGCGTACATAAATTAACCCAACTTGCTTTGGTCGGTTTTGAATAAACTTTAATAATTGTTGTTTTCTCCCTCTAGGAGTCCAAGCAATTCGGACAAGAGGATTTAAATTTTCTCGATAGGGATTAATCCGAAAAATATCCGGTTTGTCTAATTTTAAAACTGTAGAAATAATCTTTTGACCTAAAGGATCAGCCGTTGCCGTAAAGGCTGCTATACTAATTTTTGTTCCTGGTGGTTTTGATTTTAGCAAAGCTTCACGCACAGCCCCTAAACGCCGATAAGCCGGACGAAAAGTATCACCCCACTGCACTAAACAATGGGCTTCATCCAGAATTAAACCATTAATTTTAAGTTGAGGATTACACAACTTTTGCCATACTGCTGGACTGAGTAATGTTTCTGGTGATAAATACAATAATCTTAATTGCTGTTTTTCCAAAGCTTTCAAGGTTGCATTGCGTTGAGATACAGTTAATTCACTATGTAAAAGTGCTGCTTTTTGTGATAGTTGCCGTAATTCCTCAACTTGGTTTTCCATTAGTGCCACCAAAGGAGAAACTATTAAAGTCAATCCTGTTTTTAGGAGGGCGGGAAGTTGAAAACAAATTGACTTTCCCCCACCAGTGGGCATAATAATTAGAGCATCTTTTTGTGATATTAAACAGTTAACAATTTCTTTTTGAGGAGGACGAAAATCGTCATATCCCCAAATTGCCTTTAATGCTGCGCGAACATCTTGCCAAGATTGTGTTACTGGGAGATTCATTTTTTTACCACAAAAGCACAAAGAACGATAAAGGGAAAAGAAAATAAAGGAAATATTTATCTTGACTTTTCCTAATTACCAATTACCAATTTTACCAATTACCAATTATCAATTAGTTCTTGATCATTCCATTCCAAAGTATCACCAATGTTTTCCCCATTATGGTAGGCGGCTAGTAATACTTCACAGGTTTTACCATAGGATATCGCACCAGTGGCATCAAGAGCGATCGCCCCAAAATCCCGATTATTCCTCTTAGCTTCCGTAAATGATCGCTGCATAGCCTCCTGTAGTGACATTCCATCAGTCACACGCACCACAACCTTAGCAGCTAAACACTCATCAATAATATCTTCCCCAATCCCCGTACAACTAACCGCCGCCTGACTAGTCGCATAATTACCCGCTGGCATCGCCGAATCACTGACTCGCCCAATCCGTTCAAAGCCTTTACCCCCAGTGGAAGTACCAGCCGCTAATTTACCATAGCCATCTAAAGCCACAACACCAATAGTCCCCCTACCAGAACTTTCTGCCATTTCTGGTTCTGCGACTACCCCAGCCATCGTTCTTTTAAAATTATCCTGGCGTTCTAGAGTCCACTCTTTCAAGCGCAAATCAGTTAAACCATTATAACTAGGAATTTGCAACTCCCGCGCTAACTCAGCCGCACCATAATCGGATAAAACCCGATCATCAGCATCTTGTAAAAACAGTGCCATTTCAATCGGATTCTTTACTCGTGACACATTAATTACACCACTAAACCGCCCCGTTGTACCATCCATAATGGAAGCACTCATGCGGATTTGTCCATCAGATTGGAGGACAGAACCAGTACCAGCATTAAAGCGCGGTTCATCTTCCAACATCTGACAACCCCGAACTACAGCCTCAGTCGCACTTGCACCCGTTAGCAAAAGAGCATAAACTTCCGCAACAATCTGAGACAGAGAGTTGCGGACTGCTATTAATCCCCCCTTACCTTGGAGAGAACTACCAGCACCACCATGAATAATTAATTTAGGTTGCATTTGTAAAATCATTTATTTTCTTCGTAGGGGCGCAGGGCCTGCGCCCATATATTTATTGGTTGGTCTAGCTATCATTTTTAGCCTGAGAACGACGACGACGGCAACGTTCTGAACAATATTTCACTTCATCCCAACAATCTTGCCATTTTTTCCGCCAAGTAAAGGGACGTTGACATACTACACAGATTTTTTCCGGTAAATCAGATTTAGAACAAGTAGGACGCATAACGTAACAATAAACACGAAAAACATCATCTATCAAAAAATATATCTAAAGACGGATGACAAGNNNNNNNNNNNNNNNNNNNNNNNNNNNNNNNNNNNNNNNNNNNNNNNNNNNNNNNNNNNNNNNNNNNNNNNNNNNNNNNNNNNNNNNNNNNNNNNNNNNNNNNNNNNNNNNNNNNNNNNNNNNNNNNNNNNNNNNNNNNNNNNNNNNNNNNNNNNNNNNNNNNNNNNNNNNNNNNNNNNNNNNNNNNNNNNNNNNNNNNNNNNNNNNNNNNNNNNNNNNNNNNNNNNNNNNNNNNNNNNNNNNNNNNNNNNNNNNNNNNNNNNNNNNNNNNNNNNNNNNNNNNNNNNNNNNNNNNNNNNNNNNNNNNNNNNNNNNNNNNNNNNNNNNNNNNNNNNNNNNNNNNNNNNNNNNNNNNNNNNNNNNNNNNNNNNNNNNNNNNNNNNNNNNNNNNNNNNNNNNNNNNNNNNNNNNNNNNNNNNNNNNNNNNNNNNNNNNNNNNNNNAGTGTGACACTTGCGTAAGTCCTATCCTTGTACTGTCTACAATTAACCAAGCAAAATTAATTACATAGGTTTTCCCAAATTCTCCGATAATTTGCGGAAAACAGATATGATTGAGGCTTTCCAATCTGTATGGTTTCTGGACTACTTTAACAGGCTGATTATGAAAACACTACAAGAGCTTATTAATGAAGCTAAAAAACGATTGCTCAAAATGCACTTTGAAAGTGGTGTTGGGCATATTGGCGGTAACTTGTCCTCTCTGGACTTAATGATGTGTTTGTATCATCAAGTTTTAGGAGAAGAGGATGCTTTTGTCCTCTCCAAAGGTCATGCCGCCGGCTCACTATACACCACCTTGTGGTCTTTGGGATACTTGAATGATGAAGATCTACAAACATTTCATCAAAATGGGACAAAACTCGCTGGACATCCTCCTGCAAAAGGGATTCCCAAGATTTTATTTGCCACCGGAAGTTTAGGTCATGGACTTTCCTTATCCAATGGATTGGCTTTAGGTAAAAGGCTCAAAAGTGAGGCTGGAAGGGTATTCTGTCTATTATCCGATGGAGAATGGAATGAGGGATCTAATTGGGAGGCTTTGATTTTTGCTGTGCATCAGAAGCTCAACCAATTAACCCTAATCATTGATTGTAATGGGCTGCAAGGCTTTGGAACTACCCAGGAAGTGGCTGATTTAGAACCACTAACTGATAAATTTTCGGCTTTTGGGTGTGCTGTCACTGAGATTAATGGACATGATCCTCATAGGATTGTAGAGGCACTTTCATTAATCACCATCAAGCCTCACGTGATTATTGCTCGAACAAAAAAAGGTCATGGGGTTTCCTTTATGGAAAATAAAATGGAGTGGCACTATCTACCAATGACATCAGAGCATTACCAACAAGCGTTAGAAGAGGTAAGGACGTGAGAAATATCCTATGTAACACCCTCGTTAAATGTTCAGATAACCCCAAATTTGTCTTTCTCACAGGTGACTTGGGATACCAAGCCTTAGAGCCATTGCGGGAGAGTTTAGGTGAACGTTTTATCAATGCTGGCGTAGCAGAACAGAATATGGTGTCTGTGGCTGCTGGTCTAGCAAAAACTGGGTTACAGCCTTGGGTGTATAGTATTGCTCCCTTTGTTTATGCCCGTCCCTTTGAACAAATTCGCAATGATGTCTGTTTGCACGATCTTCCCGTACGACTGGTTGGTAATGGTGGCGGTTATGCCTATGGGGTGATGGGAGCTACCCATCATGCGTTGGAAGACTATGGAACGATGCTATCTTTGATGAATATGCACGTTTTTGTGCCAGCCTTTGATGCGGATGTTTTAGAGATTATCAATCAACTGCATAGCTTCGAGCATCCAGCCTATCTGCGTCTTGGTCGCTGTGAAAAACCAAAAGATTTTGATCTCCCCCCCTACTCACCGTGGCGACGATTGCTACAGGGGGAAGGTGCGACAATGTTAATTGTCGGTCCTTTGGCAGGGGGAATTATGGAGGCAGTGCAGCATCTCAGTGATGCCCACCGTCCTAATTTATGGATTTTAACCGAATTGCCCATTGAATCTGCTAAGATTCCTCAAGATTTTCTAGATGATTTGGGAAAATCTGGTCATTTGTTTATTGTTGAGGAGCATATAGCTCACGGGGGAGTAGGACAAATCATTGCTCGT harbors:
- a CDS encoding transketolase, producing MKTLQELINEAKKRLLKMHFESGVGHIGGNLSSLDLMMCLYHQVLGEEDAFVLSKGHAAGSLYTTLWSLGYLNDEDLQTFHQNGTKLAGHPPAKGIPKILFATGSLGHGLSLSNGLALGKRLKSEAGRVFCLLSDGEWNEGSNWEALIFAVHQKLNQLTLIIDCNGLQGFGTTQEVADLEPLTDKFSAFGCAVTEINGHDPHRIVEALSLITIKPHVIIARTKKGHGVSFMENKMEWHYLPMTSEHYQQALEEVRT
- a CDS encoding transketolase family protein, with translation MALSTNDIRALPTSVRRGKDVRNILCNTLVKCSDNPKFVFLTGDLGYQALEPLRESLGERFINAGVAEQNMVSVAAGLAKTGLQPWVYSIAPFVYARPFEQIRNDVCLHDLPVRLVGNGGGYAYGVMGATHHALEDYGTMLSLMNMHVFVPAFDADVLEIINQLHSFEHPAYLRLGRCEKPKDFDLPPYSPWRRLLQGEGATMLIVGPLAGGIMEAVQHLSDAHRPNLWILTELPIESAKIPQDFLDDLGKSGHLFIVEEHIAHGGVGQIIARCLLEMGHVPTKFTHRHALGYVSGLYGSQTFHRQECGLDPASIIKKLKE
- a CDS encoding RecQ family ATP-dependent DNA helicase, with amino-acid sequence MNLPVTQSWQDVRAALKAIWGYDDFRPPQKEIVNCLISQKDALIIMPTGGGKSICFQLPALLKTGLTLIVSPLVALMENQVEELRQLSQKAALLHSELTVSQRNATLKALEKQQLRLLYLSPETLLSPAVWQKLCNPQLKINGLILDEAHCLVQWGDTFRPAYRRLGAVREALLKSKPPGTKISIAAFTATADPLGQKIISTVLKLDKPDIFRINPYRENLNPLVRIAWTPRGRKQQLLKFIQNRPKQVGLIYVRTRRDSEDLAKWLTEIGYQTASYHAGLSPGERRDIEASWLSGKIPFVVCTCAFGMGINKSDVRWVVHFHAPHLLSEYVQEIGRAGRDGKPADVLTLVSEPTGFLDAEDKQRQKFFAAQMKLQQQKAQQLAKQLPTKGEINTVIKEFPNGAVALSLLHSNGQLEWLDPFHYSMSLQSGKPPETQLEAVKQMSEYLTTKMCRWQFLLNAFGFATQTANWRCGHCDNCGNQLSVSKKS
- a CDS encoding isoaspartyl peptidase/L-asparaginase, with the protein product MILQMQPKLIIHGGAGSSLQGKGGLIAVRNSLSQIVAEVYALLLTGASATEAVVRGCQMLEDEPRFNAGTGSVLQSDGQIRMSASIMDGTTGRFSGVINVSRVKNPIEMALFLQDADDRVLSDYGAAELARELQIPSYNGLTDLRLKEWTLERQDNFKRTMAGVVAEPEMAESSGRGTIGVVALDGYGKLAAGTSTGGKGFERIGRVSDSAMPAGNYATSQAAVSCTGIGEDIIDECLAAKVVVRVTDGMSLQEAMQRSFTEAKRNNRDFGAIALDATGAISYGKTCEVLLAAYHNGENIGDTLEWNDQELIDNW
- a CDS encoding DUF2256 domain-containing protein is translated as MRPTCSKSDLPEKICVVCQRPFTWRKKWQDCWDEVKYCSERCRRRRSQAKNDS